The Raphanus sativus cultivar WK10039 chromosome 2, ASM80110v3, whole genome shotgun sequence DNA segment aaaaaaatgaaagttaaTTAACGTCAATCACGCCAATGACAACATTATATACTttcttatatactattttaatattttattagataagctttaaaaaaatttctttttgtgaggatttaaaaaaaaggaaactaggTCTGGCCATTTTACCGGGACCCGAAACCCAAACCGGAACCAACCAAAAAAACCCGAACCGgtatataaatatagatttcTATTCAAACTCGTAGAATCTATGGTTCTACCTTACTTACCTACATCACACACAACTTAAAAAAGCAAATAGATTTTTTGTAATTTCGGTTgaaataatgaaaaagaagtttattcttcttttcatttcaatattttttaagaataaaatattggatttttaaacAGAAAGAAAACGATGGTGTACAAAGCCAATAGAAGATTGATTTCGTAATGACTGGACTCTGGGACGGAAGGATTCGAACCTCCGAATAGCGGGACCAAAACCCGTTGCCTTACCGCTTGGCTACGccccatttttatttttattcaagacTACTAAAAGAGTAATATTGCTGTTGGTTGTTCGATAATTCGATGGGTACCTGAAATACCTGACACTTTTAGTATATATTAGGTATATATGggtgttttaatatatttttgatattatgGGTGTTTTTTTAGTTCTGAATTTGAGTTTCCGGATACAACTTTGATTAtggataaaattttagattttcaaataaataattcaGATAATCTGATAAAGATTTTGggtatttttcatgttttggGATCAGATTTTGggtaaaattttggatattttggatatttagaaaattcaagtatttttgtgtttttgagTATATTTTTGGGCAGGACCAGAACCAAAACCCAACCTAAAACCGTATCAAATctgaatttataaattttaattatcctATTGGGTCCAACTATCTAAGATCCGTACCGATCTGGACCCGACAAAACCCGAACTGACTCCGAACCAAGAATTTCAAATTCTCCTATCAGGTCTTAAACTCTAAGACCCAAatgacccgaacccgatccgaacccgacccgaggACATGAACTCCCAGGCCTAAggaaaacattatattttataaatattctttttatttacaattaagaaaataaaattgagtattaaatactattttacattttaatttagaattttagaaaagaaaaaatactgttatataatcttttacaattgtcttctctttaaaatttcagaaaaaataaattgctataaaataattatttctagttactaataaataattttaaaatgactatttctaaaatttgtatcAATACTATTTTTACACttgttttgttaattaaataattttagtatcATGTTCATTATCAAATTCtctcttaaaaatattataaaaaaaactgtttacaattctcttttggttagtgttaaaaaatatgatacaaaacTCTTTTGCTCAGGAATTGTTTTTTTGAAAGATAAACAACtattaaagattttttaaaaggaaattaatattacataatcttttacaattatacTTTGTCTAGGatataagaaaatgaaattaCTATCATATAATCATTTCCAGATAATATTAACTATTTCTAAAAGTTGgcattttcaaaaaaacttttttcaaTATCACAAATCTTCTTAtaatttttcttgttaattaaataatttttagtataatgtttatcaataaatttttgagtaaaaattaatataaataagaTTTTACAACTCTCTTTGGTCAGGATTttagattaagaaaaaaaaatcttatttggttgaaaaaggaaaaaaatatgtcCCAAATGGCGGTTTTTTTTGACacattcacaatctatttttttaattgagaCATATAACAATCATATCCGGTGAAAATTTATTCtttcttataatattttttaacacaaattattGATTAATAAGTGAAGCtagttaattataataaaaataagattacttttagttttatttagatttaaaaaagcGAAAATTATATGGATATTTTTATACTCAGGTAATATTTCTTATGTAAATACTattgtgttttgtaaaaataatatgtagaagcttaaacctaaatatatatgtgaaatatttgtaaatatttttggttataattttttagcATAAAATTATCTACTGAAAATGGAAAGTTAGTtacttataagaaaataataagatatacttttacaattttctttagttTAGGCTTTTTTAAAAAGgggatattatttattttatagttagtttttcttcatgatttttattaatatctttTGTACTATAGGATTTTATAATtcgtttttgtttaattatttttttcttaaaagttaatatttatcttattatataaatcttGGTTCATCAAATTGTAATGAGAATTTTGCTTTtctaaatctttttaaaatcctaaacaaaatgacatttttattctttacacatgtcacaatctttaaaagttattaacacatgtcacaatcatgttaattattaaattttaagaatcaagatttatataataagatactTCTTTTGATAAAATACCTGACATATCATTCATGCAGAATGTTGAGAAATTGGctgaaaatatgatatatttttttctatatatatatatgcaacaAAATTTGAGTTGCATCATTTGTTAGATTTAACTAGAAGTCATGAGTTCACTTTTTTATTTTgcattaaattttagttaaattatcCATTAATTTTGTTTCTGAAAAAATTATCATCTACGACGTCTGAtctaaattgataaaatatttaggGTAAGTGTACAGACAAAGGATTATTTACGATGTTTAAGTTTTCGACAAAAATGTGTAACCAATTTTTTCACAAAAGAAAAGTGTACAACTATACGGAAAGCTTGCTTCTTAAGTTCTAAACCATGGTGTTAAAAAGATTGTCTTGGATCAAAATAGGGTAAATAATTTTTACCTGTCATTACTGTAGGTTTCtatttctctttattttcttttgaaactcGTAAACTCAGGTGTAATATTCCAATTTGTGATATATagtaaaaagtttaatataattgGTTTGACTAGTTATGTTATCAAAGCACAATTGCATTTTCAGCcacaaattcataaaaaaactTTAGAGTTAAGTGTGGTTGAGTTAAAATAGTGTAAGAATGTGTGACCTGTGAGAAAGTAATTCATGATATCAAATGAATGAATCCAAAATATAGGAAAAAATCATGTGATGATTACATGGTTTAAAATAGAATTTCGAGTCTCTAGAAACTTTAATACACTGTCTGTCGCACATAAAGAAACCCACATAACAAGTAAACAGACATGGAATACCTATTAGTCGTGAGCGATTGAGACATTATATGagatatctatttttttttagaaactttggcatgtaaaacatttaaaattttgaaaattaaatattaatataatatgtgaAGTGGTCAACAACGGTTAATAGATGCAAAGCAATGTAGAAAATCAAGATAATCTCCTATACTATTCACTGAAAGTTTCATATATTGAGGGTATATTTGCTATGTAACCAAATTTGGAAGTAAAACTAAGTAGATGACACTGATTTTGACAGAATGAATAATCTAACATTTACACTCAGAATGAGCCAGTTATACTTTTTTCACTTGCAATTACTCGATAACCATATGCTCTATCTGAATGATGTatcacaaataatatatagacaAAAGTTAAAACTATTCTATAGGAAAGAAGGAAGAGATATTCACGTTATACGTGTATTGATCGTATATGTATGCACCGAGTGTTCTATTTCATATCGTTGAAGTAGTATATGAAACCACACCCATAATCTTTAAATACTAAACACTATCTCAAACTCTAATtgctaaatactaaaccctaaatcataattATTAAATGCTAAACTCAAATAAACTATAATCAAGTGACTGAATGAAGCCATGTCAACATACTGCATAGAATAGTAAACATTTAAGTAGTATGGTATACTTGAGTGTATGTTGAAGATATAcatattatgtaatttataaTCCATATGCACAAAAATTATATGGTGGTGGTACATATTTATTCAATATATGCACAGTAAAATAagtgtataaaaatataagactttttaaattaaaaactaacaTATAGCAATTCCAAGAATGCACTAGCAAATGATTTGAAAGTTTCGAAGTATTTTATTCTATATCACCGAAATAGTATCCCAATTTCAAATCCTACATAATAAACCTTATCCTAATCCAACAATATTCTCACTCTCTAAatactaaatcttaaacactaaacaataaactctaaacccaaatataaattttaaatttaaatataaaccagaaatccaaataaaatcataaaccGAAATAGAACagcataaaataaatagaataatacatattgatgaaattatgaaattaacattatataattttagaacATGTATTGGtgatagaaaatattttagcaaaaaaaaaaaaaaaaacatgtattgGTGAAGCAAGCAACAGGAAATGGAGACGATAGGGATGCGGTGGTACAAATTTGGGAAGAGGACTATTCATATTCTCCGAAGTTACCAAGATAAAGTACATATGAGAGGGTATATGACTTTCGAAAGGCCACAAATCACTTATCgctgttattattattaattaatttatttttccttgCAGAGTTTTCAAGTTGTGTGTGAGAAAAATATGACAATCCCAGtagagaaacatttaaaaaattataacatgtagtttttactaattaaaatgTGTCATGCTGAGTTGTAACGTAACTGATGAAATGCTAATTTTGCTTATATGACGACTTGGAAATCAATTGAGAATTTTGTTAgtctaaaattaaattgttaggaaatgttatattatatagtatgtcCATTACAAaccattcatttatcaaattgaaatttatcatctattattttcttaaaaacctacggaaatacctaatgtgattaaaatatatatatagaaattaatgaatttaaataataaagatttgttAACAATCTGTatactttctatcatttttgttgattatttactattaaaataaattacacaattatattattcatataataaaaatttagatttttatgttatattttgaatttttcaaaacgagtataaattactaaaactatttaaagtctcacataaacttttgtgatcaacgtttatttttttctataataatatacaattattataaaaacatatgaataaataattttattttaataggtgcttatgttaatatatatatatatatataatcaaactATACGAGaaaacatacttatattttgatatttgcattgaacatattgaaaagttaatattttaattttgaaatcttcattgttttttttaaatgattataagcTATTAAAACTACTAAATATCACACATTAAAAAACAATTCGATGGTGTAAAATTTTGTCACACAAATaagcaaataatcataaaattatataagttgaaacctcatttaataaatatccatattaaaagtatactatatatatgttaatatcatttaaatttaattatacatcatatacatagataagattgattgttttgatatatCTATCCTAAAATGATTGTGAACAAACAAGAGTGATCGATAAGTGATTgctaaatcatgatataaaaccTAGCTGACATAGTTTcattgtaaccaaatagtaGGCATGAGATTCTTCGACCTAAATGGTAAGTTCTTATCAGgaatataaactttattttttcgtaaaatatttcttaaacaatttttatataaattcacTCTTCGCAAAGCACATGTTTTTATCCTAGTATTATGTATAAGAGATGCATTAGATAGGTGATATACGCTTTTGATTAGACATtgaattataatttgtatgaaGACTAAATATGATTtcccttaaaaatatatatatatttactgtaaaattgtcctttctttctttattggAGACATAATATCAAACAAAACTAATACAAGTTAAGCTACAAAAATCAGAGGCATTGATGTTCTAGATAAAGAATAACCTACGAGAAGAGTTCAGCTGATgcaagaaaaaaacagaggtcAACTTTGTACATAAGAAACTgtcaaaattttcatattttgctTTCTGTCTATCTTTGAGTAGTTTAtttcaacctttttttttgttcaactagTTTATTTCAACTTGAACTGGAATTTACTTAACAAGATAGAATATTCTATGAAgattatgttttattattttctgattGGACTCCTTCAACAATATACTTATATGATATATCTGAATTCGACAAGTTCTCGTCTCGATGGATATCTATTCGTAGTTGCTTATATTTGAAATAGGTATAATGTGTAATAAATGAGTTAAGAAAGTCTATGTTACATGGAAACGGAAGCGGATACGTGGAAACGGAAGCGTATGAAAACGTGGAAGCgggatttttgaaaaaattaagaaGCGGATACGTATTGTAagcgtgtatatatatataaaagataattttataaaaagaactaaaaattatatgattaaaattttaaataaaatatttattcgtttataataattttgaaatgattGCATGCCAAAACTGTgaaaatacacataaattaagtttaaaataaattattgtattaattatttttttacactttataaataattttaacaatatatttgaatatttgaatatatgatatatcttttaataaaattttcagtgcataaagataatttctagtattagtttaatatttgtatatttctattttctctatttcattactattataattttgattttatataaattaaaactatgattttatatttttattgatttatgacattgtatgttttttcttttaagaaacGGAAGCGTGATTCTAAAATGGAATCGTAAGCTTTTAACATGTTTTTTAagagaatattttaaaagtattttggAATCGAGATTCCGTAAGCTTCTACTAGGTTCGGGAAGCGGACGTCCGATGAAACTTCCTTGCAACCTAGAAGAAAGTACTATATTGTTCTTAATCTGAGCAGTTCTGATCTCTGTATAGAGAACTACTCATAGTGGCTTAATATTTAATGTCATATGGTTGTGGTTACTTGGTCAAAAACAAACTACTCTACTTTTCTGAATCTGATCAAGTCTAATCTCAGCAGCGACCTAATCAGGGTTGTTTAATACTTAAAAATTCAAGGTCTGAATAATGTTTGAAAACTCGAAAACTGGGACCAACTAACGAAAACAGAGAAATCTAACGGAGCATGACATCTTATATAAAAGTCTTTGCTTCAGCAACAATCCCCAACATAGAATTATCACATATCTCCTTTCTCGAGAGAAAAGATGGGCCAAACCACAATTCTTGTAGCGATAATTCTGACTCTTGTTATGAATGCTCAGAGCACTTTCGTTGTAGGAGATGCTGCTGAGAGAAAGGTATTTGACATTAATGGAAATAACTTTTATTAGGAAACGTGAACATATCTGACATGAAGTGCTGTTGTTTCTTTCTGATCAAATAGGTGTACGTAGTTTACTTGGGAGAGAAGGAACATGATGATCCTGCGTCTGTCACCGAATCTCACCATCAGATGTTATGGTCACTTCTTGGAAGGTAAGATTTAGTACATCTACATAGAATTTTTTGAAGACATAGGTAcataatattgatatatatatttatttatagaattatCGCATAATTTACTTACTTGATTGTTATGTTTCAGCAAAGAGTCTGTCCACGATTCAATAGTGTATAGTTATCGACACGGCTTCTCAGGATTTGCTGCGAAGCTAACAGAATCCCAAGCCCAACAACTTTCAGGTAACTCTTCTTAGGTTTCTTGACTTCAAGTAATCCAAGTACTTATTTGTCTGAACAAATCAAACTGTATTTTTGAGAACAGAACTGCCTGAGGTTGTTCATGTCATACCAAATACATTGTACGAACTGACAACAACTAGGACTTGGGATTACTTGGGTCTGTCTCCGGGTACTTCAAAGAGTCTCTTACATAAGGCCGACATGGGGCGGAAGATCATTGTTGGAGTCATCGATACAGGTTTGTGTCTATGGAGAAATGTGTTTTAATTCtctcaaaatatatgtttatttataaaatagcatCAAATACAGGAGTATGGCCGGAGTCTGAAATGTATAATGACAAAGGCTACGGACCTATACCGAGTCGTTGGAAAGGAAGCTGTGAATCTGGAGAACTCTTCAACGGTTCGATTCATTGCAACAGAAAGCTGATAGGAGCAAAATACTTTGTTGATGGCCTTGTTGCCGAAATCGGAGACATTGACAGAACACAGAACCCTGAGTACGCATCCCCAAGAGACTTTAACGGTCATGGCACGCACGTCTCCTCAACCATCGGCGGTTCTTTTCTGCCTGATGTAAGCTACCTAGGCCTTGGAAGAGGAACCGAGAGAGGCGGTGCGCCCGGTGTACGTTTAGCTATTTACAAGGCTTGCTGGCTTCAGTCAGGGTCTTGTTCAGGAGCTGATGTCTTAAAAGCAATAGACGAAGCTATACATGATGGTGTTGATGTTTTGTCACTCTCTTTAGGATCCAAGGTTCCTTTGTATTCAGAGACTGATGTGAGGGAACTGACTTCTGTGGGAGCATTCCATGCGGTTGCAAAAGGAATTCCTGTTGTTGCTGCAGCTGGTAATGACGGTCCCTCGGCTCAGACTATTGCGAACGTAGCTCCTTGGATCTTGACGGTTGCTGCAACAACTCTAGACCGTTCCTTCCCCACAGCCATTACACTTGGAAACAATATAACAATACTGGTATAATACCTATATagctattaaaaattaaattttgttaagttcTAACTCCCTTGTTCTGAtgattttgtgtttgtttaattCAGGGTCAAGCAATCTTTGTCGGTCCAGAACTCGGCTTTTCCGAACTAGTTTACCCACAGTCAGGGTAACATTGAATTACTTACTGCATGTTGTGATCATTGATTGTTTAAAAATTATGCCCACGAGTTTTGCGTCTTAGGACATGATGATTGATGCCTGTCAACATGCAGTGATTGCCAGAAGCTCTCTACGAATCCCAACAACACAATGGAAGGAAAAGTTGTGTTATGTTTCACAAGAGAAACAAGTGTCACCCCTGCGGTGGATGCTATAGTAGCAGTAAGAAACGCTGGAGGTCTTGGGGTAATTATTGCAAGAAATCCTACACACTTGCTTATTCCATCTCGTAACTTTCCAAGTGTTGCGGTAGACTTCGAGCTTGGAACCGACATTCTGTTCTACATACGCTCCACAAGGTATCATTCATCTTCAAGTTGACCAAAACTTTCATGCATCCAAATATGAATTaccattaatattttattatttttctctcGCCAGATCTCCCATTGTAAAGATAGGGGCTTCGAGAACCCTGGTTGCACGACCTGTGGCTACAAAGGTAGCAACTTTCTCATCAAGAGGACCCAATTCAATATCGCCAGCGATTCTTAAGGTATAATATCAGCTCTTTTCTTACTTGTCCAGTCTCCTAAGAGTACCTGACTTTGTATGTTTTGATGCAGCCGGATATAGCAGCACCTGGTGTGAACATACTTGCAGCTACTTCCCTTAATGATTCTTTCAGTGTCAATGGATTCTCTATGAAGTCTGGGACATCAATGGCTACTCCTATAGTTTCAGGAATTGTAGTGCTCCTCAAATCATTACATCCTCACTGGTCTCCTTCTGCTATCAAGTCAGCTATTGTCACCACAGGTTCTTACTTCTTACATTTATTACTTCTTCAGTTCcataatatttgatgttttgcTTTATTgcaagaaaattaagaaaattatatttctctaaaaaatgtatttaaatatataattttaaaatcagttaactaattattaaaaaacaGTAAAATCCAATTGATTGAATAGTTTCCAATGAAGTTAAAATTaatcttaaaatctcaaaacttcatgtaaattgaaacaaaataatccttctaaaacatcatatatatactgaaagagagagagagtataatttttactttgacgagtaacattttcaaaaagttattgATACTGAGAAACATATTTCTTTTGCTTTGCAGCTTGGAAAACTGATCCATCAGGTGAGCCAATCTTCGCAGATGGGTCAAGCCGCAAGCTAGCTGATCCGTTTGATTACGGAGGAGGCCTCGTGAACCCAGAGAAAGCTGCAAAACCAGGTCTCGTATACGACATGGCCACACATGACTACGTCTTGTACTTGTGCGCTGCTGATTACAGTGACATGTCCATATCCCGTGTCCTCGGAAAAGCAACCGTCTGTCCTAATCCCAAGCCTTCGGTTCTTGATCTCAACTTGCCTTCCATCACAATCCCAAACCTTAGAGATGAAGTCACTCTCACAAGAACAGTCACTAATGTTGGACCTCTCAATTCAGTTTACAAAGTCATGATTGATCCTCCAATGGGAGTTAATGTGACTGTTAGACCAATGACACTTGTGTTTAATTCTACTGTTACAAAGTTATCTTTCACGGTTCGAGTCACGACCACACACAGAGTAAACACGGGCTACTTCTTTGGAACATTGACTTGGAGTGATACTGTGCACAATGTAGCCATCCCAGTATCTGTGAGAACCCAGATCCTGCAACGATACTATGACGAGAACTGATGAAAGCCCATTCGTGAAAAGAATAAACTGATTGATAGTAGTATTTgcagttttacatttttttttctgtcacaGATTATGTAATTTATGTTGTTAATAAATCCTTAAATGGAACtatattttgattgtattttgttgaaaaaactATTAACCCGttttcgatcaaaaaaaaaaaactattaaccCGTTTTAAAATAGTTGTCTAAATATTACAAAGTTGTTTACAAAATATGATCTTtatggtttttgttttaaattaaaaaccaaTGTTTATGTTAGACGATAATGTCAATACGTAAATATTttgaacatataattttaattttagttataatttaatttgagatgttaaatatattgaaatatcttttaaaacataatattaatttaaagttcaaattttatttaataccaGAATATCTGTAgttatatattagatataagCACTATAATTTAAGAATATATCAGATAGAAATTgttctatctatctatctatattattatttacgaAGTGATTTTTCACAACGAAACTCTCaagttaaaagttagagtggttaatatcgattatacctttaatgaataaattatataaattagtcaaaaataaaaacgaactTAAAATCTATATGATCAGATAAgtgattaaaattattaataataataagaatatccaaaatctaaatatatattttaaaatataataataaatcttatatatattgtgttgttatccgAAAAGTATACTTTAAtaagaaagttaaaatttcaaaaacagaaaacacataattaaaaattaatcaagtaaaaaaatattttgtatatttaaaaagaGAATACTGAgtgattttgaatatttatttattaacaatgaatataatgtacaaacaaatttcagaaagatataatacttaaaaatttcaaatgaaaACATTAATAAGAAACAATTTGAGTTAATACATCTTAGTCGGAGGAgaaattattaaactaattgaGAATTCATTTGGAAATCAAGAAATAAGATAATTATTTCGGAGAAATGattaatatttgtttgtaatcttgcatatattaaatattttttttcaattgtttAGAAGGGACTTATTGAAATTCGAGTTGATTACATTATTAGACACTTTCTCATCTTTCATTAcacaaaaaaacttattttctgAAATGTACTTTTCATGTTCCTGAGGCTTATTTGAGTCGGTTTTGCCCCTGGGGTGTTTGTTTTACGTAGTCTCTCCTTGGTGTAACTAAAAATAGTGATCGCTTAGTTAAAGTAGTTTAGTTGTTTGTGTTAAACTTTTTctgtattttaatattattcattcaccctcattatttttatttgtttgtatttcaaattttaaaatacatcaACAAATATGGTTTCTCTAAAAAAATGGtaactttttatttctttgttttaagttttaacatctattttgatatatttttaaaattaaataaaagttaagTGGTAGAAAACGTGAATGAAAAAGTTACGATACGAATTGTGGATGTTAGAATCGTGGATAGAAAGTTGTGGATAAAATGAGTTTTATaatcaaaaaatgatttaattatgttttacaaagttgataaataattaaacactTGTATCCACATCCATAAGTACCACAACCTCTACTTGGGTGATTTGCTcctactttttgttttaaactttaaacaat contains these protein-coding regions:
- the LOC108840063 gene encoding subtilisin-like protease SBT3.10 is translated as MGQTTILVAIILTLVMNAQSTFVVGDAAERKVYVVYLGEKEHDDPASVTESHHQMLWSLLGSKESVHDSIVYSYRHGFSGFAAKLTESQAQQLSELPEVVHVIPNTLYELTTTRTWDYLGLSPGTSKSLLHKADMGRKIIVGVIDTGVWPESEMYNDKGYGPIPSRWKGSCESGELFNGSIHCNRKLIGAKYFVDGLVAEIGDIDRTQNPEYASPRDFNGHGTHVSSTIGGSFLPDVSYLGLGRGTERGGAPGVRLAIYKACWLQSGSCSGADVLKAIDEAIHDGVDVLSLSLGSKVPLYSETDVRELTSVGAFHAVAKGIPVVAAAGNDGPSAQTIANVAPWILTVAATTLDRSFPTAITLGNNITILGQAIFVGPELGFSELVYPQSGDCQKLSTNPNNTMEGKVVLCFTRETSVTPAVDAIVAVRNAGGLGVIIARNPTHLLIPSRNFPSVAVDFELGTDILFYIRSTRSPIVKIGASRTLVARPVATKVATFSSRGPNSISPAILKPDIAAPGVNILAATSLNDSFSVNGFSMKSGTSMATPIVSGIVVLLKSLHPHWSPSAIKSAIVTTAWKTDPSGEPIFADGSSRKLADPFDYGGGLVNPEKAAKPGLVYDMATHDYVLYLCAADYSDMSISRVLGKATVCPNPKPSVLDLNLPSITIPNLRDEVTLTRTVTNVGPLNSVYKVMIDPPMGVNVTVRPMTLVFNSTVTKLSFTVRVTTTHRVNTGYFFGTLTWSDTVHNVAIPVSVRTQILQRYYDEN